The following proteins are encoded in a genomic region of Flammeovirga pectinis:
- a CDS encoding translocation/assembly module TamB domain-containing protein → MKGTFKRIFFAILLLFIILLSTIYGILRVPYVQNIAVNKITSYVSELTKSEVKVGYIALDFPKTLVLENVDLQEPNGDNFLHLSKLEVDIDLETISLERIVINDIGLHSLHTSIRVNRAGDFNFNYLINAFVSDSTTTEAVEEDTTSTAIPPIIINNIQLTDVRFHYLDSVMNIKTDVKVNSLTTQIPLIDINTSTYTINSIDLYGTQIDHLQFDEATLVEEETNTDSEGETSFILSLLTANINDFLINYTDNTTKDKATIKVQQLSINNHSFDLLEQDIKFENLFLDNTLISYSTKSDTLNTQPEEQVTNPKLEYLKSLDIGWKVAITKSSINNLKLVYDDNLYKPTMQGLDPNHIYFKKIDLDVNNLNVSDDEIKLDVPSLKAFEKNGLSLTNFSTEISIKPQELHVKDLLIEINNSFLYNDLYLKYPNLYTIGDHLDKLYFRNHLLRSHISFNDALIFDPSLKNDSSISPFITHNIDGKMKVEGTTSDMSISDGEIRSSLGLNTDFNLQLNNVLSEDSLKYQVAVDSLNFYTNTLASLFLDDSLKESFLIPPRILGDFNLAGDLKNLRAKSNISLLQTGAFNFRFQLKNEDEYSFETNTYNLNVGQILKDTTIGKVSTHLTSNGKGFDIDSLLLSTIKFQLKKAEYNNYDYGGLDVALEIDRKAIVWKANTDQKELSIDLTGNINLNEELPTASIIGDIGNVDLRALNFMEDSISFGMKVNSQTHGFDISNLNTTLDLNEIKIQQGLKEQEISYLKTHIEIDSTHILGKVELESINANIYSNISLDSLPIVLERYFSQYLSSRAMIGSLPPSKGVITAEINIEDGELLTKGNIDDLDTLEFNQCTFNFDAASNKLDFDLDIPRLTYSDIDIDSLYATVDANGTVLTYNFGLGLLELIGYEDYAIHNWSISGNAEHNNLRVQIDGKSEDNLNEWLYIGGDLTLDSTTYKYVFDDRVRINNNDWKIDKENYILSYGGLPYVNKVQLSKDDQSFALNSTQFDEKDTVYSFTIHDYSLDSTTYNIDTDTSVLNGLVNADIKIGNIYKGGVLDGTIDIEQFGLFNSIIADIKSNARNTDNIDIYENQTSINGIIGNINVQSEYNIADSLSPLEMTIAIDSLLIKPFEYFAKGYASNFSGGLNGNVVYKGLGNDPMMVKGKVDLLSPSFNIDLFNVYLTGTDGNIVFDEKGIHFNQVGFKDSENRLAAIGGDIFTKDYEELDFKLKFSADDITLINSTQKDNPEYYGKLIVGNLTKITGPFDHLIINSTTRISRGTDLTYVYMDGGLGEIDTGDDIINFVNKEDSLVVKSKADNYEIKATINIDDKSKFKVVIDPRAGDALTLVGGGTLNLRMDAGGDLVMSGQYQITKGDYSMTFYQLMNKKLLLQKGSSVLWTGDPYNPQANMTAIYEAMTSPYPLVVNQINQSEANKYKSKRRFKVYMNMRGDVINPDLSFKLEYPEGSQGGDKIESSVEYLNQDESQLNKQVFSLLILGTFLNDSGGGGSSTTDMVTGSVSSIISQQLNNVTDNLTNGFVDVDFDLDSYSQQQESGTSNRTDLGVTVKKTLFNDRLSVSVGGKVAVSGNQAVDNNSNNTFNTDFLLEYSLMADGTLKNRLFRQIDAQYFTPDVFKTGVSIMFTKDYNKGKELFIRNLDKKKDIRKRMGMIKRSNTGGGMMQATGDSTAKGGTGMMAPADETEIEKDTVNTVLPDSTKTNLPSDVPIETEEDSENDQSNMDIKPLITPANNKQSSSLLVHHEE, encoded by the coding sequence ATGAAAGGAACTTTCAAACGAATATTTTTTGCAATACTCTTATTATTCATAATTCTATTAAGTACTATTTATGGAATATTAAGGGTTCCTTATGTGCAAAATATTGCTGTAAATAAAATAACATCATACGTTTCAGAACTTACAAAAAGTGAGGTTAAAGTTGGCTATATAGCACTTGATTTTCCGAAAACTTTGGTGTTAGAAAATGTAGATTTACAAGAACCTAATGGAGATAATTTTCTTCATTTATCTAAACTTGAAGTCGATATAGACCTAGAAACAATTTCTTTAGAGAGAATTGTTATTAATGATATTGGTTTACATTCTTTACATACATCTATAAGAGTAAATAGAGCAGGTGATTTTAATTTTAATTATTTAATTAATGCATTTGTATCAGATTCTACAACAACTGAAGCTGTGGAAGAGGATACAACAAGTACAGCAATTCCTCCAATTATTATTAATAATATTCAATTAACAGATGTGCGTTTTCATTACTTGGATAGTGTAATGAACATTAAAACAGATGTGAAGGTAAATTCATTAACTACGCAGATACCTTTAATTGACATTAATACATCAACTTATACTATCAATTCAATAGATCTTTATGGTACTCAAATTGATCATTTGCAGTTTGATGAAGCAACTCTAGTTGAAGAAGAAACTAACACTGATTCAGAAGGAGAAACTAGTTTTATATTATCTCTTTTAACTGCAAACATTAATGATTTTTTAATTAATTATACAGATAATACCACAAAAGATAAAGCAACAATAAAGGTTCAGCAATTATCTATAAATAACCATTCTTTTGACCTTTTAGAACAAGATATAAAGTTTGAAAACTTATTTCTAGACAATACACTAATTAGTTATAGTACTAAAAGTGATACACTAAATACACAACCAGAAGAGCAAGTTACTAACCCTAAACTAGAATACTTAAAGTCATTAGACATTGGTTGGAAAGTAGCCATTACTAAATCATCTATAAATAATTTAAAATTAGTGTACGATGATAACCTTTACAAGCCAACAATGCAGGGTTTAGATCCAAATCATATCTACTTTAAGAAGATTGATTTAGATGTAAATAATTTAAATGTTTCTGATGATGAAATTAAGTTAGATGTACCATCATTAAAGGCATTTGAAAAGAATGGATTATCGCTTACAAATTTCTCTACAGAAATAAGTATTAAGCCTCAAGAACTACATGTAAAAGACTTATTGATAGAAATAAATAACAGTTTCTTATACAACGATCTTTATTTAAAATACCCTAACCTTTATACAATAGGGGATCATCTTGATAAACTTTATTTCCGAAATCATTTACTGAGATCACATATTAGCTTTAATGATGCTTTAATATTTGATCCTTCATTAAAAAATGATAGTTCTATTAGTCCATTTATAACACACAATATAGATGGCAAAATGAAGGTAGAAGGAACAACTTCAGATATGTCTATTTCTGATGGTGAAATACGAAGTAGTTTAGGTTTAAATACTGATTTTAATCTTCAATTAAATAACGTTCTTTCAGAAGATTCTTTAAAATATCAGGTTGCAGTAGATTCTTTAAACTTTTATACAAATACATTAGCCAGTCTCTTTTTAGATGATTCACTTAAAGAATCATTTTTAATTCCTCCACGTATTTTAGGTGATTTCAATTTAGCAGGTGATTTGAAAAATTTAAGAGCAAAATCAAATATTAGTTTATTGCAAACTGGTGCTTTTAATTTCAGATTTCAGCTTAAAAATGAAGATGAGTATAGCTTTGAAACAAATACCTATAATCTTAATGTTGGTCAGATACTTAAAGACACTACTATAGGGAAAGTTAGTACACACCTTACCTCTAATGGTAAAGGGTTTGATATTGACTCGCTATTATTATCAACTATTAAGTTTCAATTAAAGAAAGCAGAATATAACAATTACGATTACGGTGGATTAGATGTAGCCTTAGAAATTGATAGAAAAGCGATAGTTTGGAAAGCCAATACAGACCAAAAGGAATTATCAATTGATTTAACTGGTAATATAAATCTAAATGAGGAATTGCCAACAGCATCCATAATAGGTGATATTGGTAATGTTGATTTACGTGCTTTAAATTTCATGGAAGACTCTATAAGTTTTGGTATGAAAGTAAATTCTCAAACACATGGATTTGATATTTCTAATCTTAATACAACGCTAGACTTAAATGAAATTAAAATACAACAAGGTTTAAAAGAACAAGAAATATCATATCTAAAAACTCATATAGAAATTGATAGTACCCACATCCTTGGCAAGGTTGAATTAGAATCGATTAATGCTAATATATATTCTAATATCTCATTAGATAGTTTACCTATTGTGCTTGAACGATATTTCTCTCAGTATTTATCATCAAGAGCAATGATTGGTAGTTTGCCGCCATCAAAAGGAGTAATAACTGCAGAAATTAACATTGAGGATGGAGAATTACTTACTAAAGGAAATATAGATGACTTAGATACTTTAGAATTTAACCAATGTACTTTTAATTTTGACGCTGCTTCAAATAAATTAGATTTTGACCTCGATATCCCGAGGTTAACCTATTCTGATATTGATATAGATTCTTTATATGCAACAGTTGATGCTAATGGCACTGTATTGACATACAACTTTGGTTTAGGACTATTGGAGCTGATTGGATATGAAGATTATGCTATTCATAATTGGTCTATAAGTGGTAATGCTGAGCATAATAATTTAAGAGTCCAAATTGATGGTAAATCAGAAGATAATTTAAACGAATGGCTATATATAGGAGGAGATTTAACACTAGATTCTACTACTTATAAATATGTATTTGATGATAGAGTTAGAATTAATAATAATGACTGGAAAATAGATAAAGAGAATTACATTTTGTCTTATGGGGGCTTACCTTATGTAAATAAAGTACAGTTATCTAAAGATGATCAAAGTTTTGCTTTAAACTCCACTCAATTTGATGAGAAAGACACTGTCTACTCATTTACAATTCATGATTATTCATTAGATTCTACTACTTATAATATTGATACAGATACATCTGTATTAAATGGTTTAGTCAATGCTGATATTAAAATAGGTAATATCTATAAAGGAGGTGTATTAGACGGAACTATCGACATAGAACAATTTGGTCTATTTAATAGTATTATTGCTGATATAAAGAGTAATGCACGCAATACAGATAATATTGATATTTATGAAAATCAGACTTCTATAAATGGTATAATAGGTAATATTAATGTCCAAAGTGAATATAATATTGCAGATTCATTATCACCATTAGAAATGACAATAGCTATTGATAGTTTATTAATAAAGCCTTTCGAATACTTTGCAAAAGGTTACGCTTCTAATTTTAGTGGAGGTTTAAATGGTAATGTTGTCTACAAAGGTCTAGGAAATGATCCAATGATGGTAAAAGGTAAAGTCGATTTATTATCACCATCCTTCAATATTGATCTTTTTAATGTATATCTAACAGGTACTGACGGTAATATTGTATTCGATGAAAAAGGAATTCATTTTAATCAAGTAGGATTTAAAGATTCCGAAAATCGATTAGCAGCAATTGGCGGTGATATTTTCACTAAAGATTACGAAGAACTAGATTTTAAATTAAAGTTTTCTGCTGATGATATCACATTAATAAACTCAACACAAAAAGATAACCCAGAGTATTACGGTAAATTAATAGTAGGTAATTTGACTAAAATCACTGGTCCTTTTGATCACTTAATTATAAATTCTACTACTCGAATTAGTAGGGGGACTGACCTTACTTATGTGTATATGGATGGTGGTTTAGGGGAGATTGATACAGGAGATGATATTATTAATTTTGTAAATAAAGAAGATTCCCTAGTTGTTAAAAGCAAAGCTGATAATTACGAAATTAAAGCCACAATTAATATAGATGATAAATCTAAATTTAAAGTTGTAATTGATCCAAGAGCTGGCGATGCTTTAACTTTAGTTGGAGGAGGAACACTAAATCTTCGAATGGATGCAGGTGGTGATCTTGTAATGTCTGGGCAATATCAAATTACTAAAGGTGATTACTCAATGACTTTCTATCAGTTGATGAATAAAAAGTTATTGTTGCAAAAAGGTAGTTCTGTTTTATGGACAGGAGACCCTTATAATCCTCAAGCAAATATGACGGCTATTTATGAGGCCATGACTTCTCCATATCCTTTAGTTGTTAATCAAATAAATCAGTCTGAAGCAAACAAATATAAATCAAAACGTAGATTCAAAGTTTATATGAATATGCGTGGAGATGTAATTAATCCAGACCTATCATTCAAGTTAGAATACCCTGAAGGTAGTCAAGGGGGAGATAAAATTGAATCGTCTGTTGAATATTTAAATCAAGATGAATCTCAATTAAATAAACAAGTATTTTCACTTTTAATACTTGGTACATTCCTTAATGATTCCGGTGGAGGAGGTTCTAGTACAACTGACATGGTTACTGGTTCTGTAAGTTCAATTATTAGTCAGCAATTAAATAACGTTACAGACAATCTTACAAATGGTTTTGTGGATGTAGATTTTGATTTGGACTCCTATTCTCAGCAACAAGAGTCTGGAACATCTAATAGAACAGATTTAGGTGTTACCGTAAAAAAGACATTATTTAATGATAGATTAAGTGTATCTGTAGGTGGTAAAGTGGCTGTTAGTGGTAATCAGGCTGTAGATAATAATAGTAACAATACTTTTAATACAGACTTTTTATTAGAGTATAGTCTTATGGCTGATGGAACATTAAAAAACAGACTATTTAGACAAATTGATGCTCAATATTTCACACCAGATGTTTTTAAGACTGGAGTGTCAATAATGTTTACAAAGGACTATAATAAAGGTAAAGAGCTATTTATTAGAAACTTAGATAAGAAGAAAGATATCCGTAAAAGAATGGGTATGATTAAACGTTCTAATACTGGTGGTGGTATGATGCAGGCAACTGGAGATTCAACTGCTAAAGGGGGAACAGGAATGATGGCACCTGCAGATGAGACTGAGATAGAAAAAGATACTGTAAATACAGTATTGCCAGATTCAACAAAAACAAACCTACCTTCTGATGTACCAATTGAAACTGAAGAAGATTCTGAAAATGATCAAAGTAACATGGATATAAAACCTTTGATTACACCAGCTAATAACAAACAATCGTCAAGTCTTTTAGTACATCATGAAGAATAA
- the tamL gene encoding translocation and assembly module lipoprotein TamL, whose amino-acid sequence MKNKSLSLLLILSVSLFGCSITKYLEEDRSFYTGAEIKFNHPDSIKISDDFKYDIDEVITTEPNSKSGAWFHFKGEGAKHPKGFRKWKAKTFGSKPVYYDKYITEKTTELIDNTLDNEGYFGSKVHYKEIVDKANKTVKVVYEIDINDAPYKLNSVDWEYSTDGVFSEKIKSIEEKSLLVEGERYKLEDFREERVRINNSLKDSGFYFFSSNYLMFDLDSAKGNRTVDVKAYFKEMPDKVKRLYTIDTVLLQPDFDLDGLNVSKRNHKTVQIDSGIIYKGDPVNLKPSILETTLQFRQGDIYSRHKHQATLRQFSGLGVFKYVDIDFTPKPSDNPDYGTMNVNAKMSQVTLHSLSTELAVSTWSTGYTGPELDVTWKNRNTFGGAEKLSFTVYTGIQKQFGGKTNGVDLIFWYGVDAKLSIPRVVAPFNVRPGGDFYIPYTNFGVGFKKYHFFPSYSLNYLTTSYGFDWRTNEAIKHTLDPVVISFQATSDTTNISQDIPSLTEAFRNQFILGSQYSFEYAPNWNKKVKNTSFYYKGDIAISGNIWYAVMNGLGVPKNPETGQYEIFGNPYSQYVRLTNDFRFYFKTSKKGEMATRFVVGYSKPWGNSTALPFIQQYFVGGPNSIRAFRSRTLGPGSFDPPEANGTSENSTQSFGQQAGDIKIEGSFEYRYDLHQYLKLAAFVDYGNVWLANEDPDRPGGEFKFDNVLNELALGAGVGLRIDLQFFVMRFDFAIPLRLPYVPEDGVQWVIKKPSFNQLVFNLAIGYPF is encoded by the coding sequence ATGAAGAATAAATCATTAAGTCTTTTATTAATTCTTAGCGTCTCTTTATTTGGGTGTAGTATAACTAAATACCTAGAAGAAGATAGAAGCTTTTATACAGGAGCAGAAATAAAATTTAATCATCCCGATAGTATAAAAATATCAGATGACTTTAAATATGATATAGACGAAGTAATAACTACTGAACCTAATTCTAAGAGTGGTGCATGGTTTCATTTTAAAGGTGAAGGTGCTAAACATCCTAAGGGTTTTAGAAAATGGAAAGCAAAAACATTTGGTAGTAAACCTGTTTATTACGATAAATATATTACTGAAAAAACCACTGAATTAATTGATAATACTTTAGATAATGAAGGCTATTTTGGCTCAAAAGTTCATTATAAAGAAATCGTCGATAAAGCTAATAAAACAGTTAAGGTTGTCTATGAAATTGATATCAATGATGCACCTTATAAACTTAATTCTGTTGATTGGGAATACTCAACAGATGGTGTTTTTTCAGAAAAAATAAAATCAATTGAAGAGAAGAGTCTTTTAGTAGAAGGTGAACGATATAAGTTAGAAGATTTTAGAGAAGAACGAGTTAGGATAAATAACTCTTTAAAAGATAGTGGTTTCTATTTCTTTAGTTCTAACTATCTTATGTTTGATTTAGACAGTGCAAAAGGTAATAGAACAGTTGATGTTAAAGCCTACTTTAAAGAGATGCCAGATAAGGTAAAAAGGTTGTATACTATTGATACTGTTCTCTTACAACCAGATTTTGATTTAGACGGTTTAAATGTTAGTAAAAGAAATCATAAAACGGTTCAAATAGACTCAGGAATTATTTATAAAGGAGACCCTGTTAATTTGAAGCCATCAATTTTAGAAACAACTCTTCAATTTAGACAAGGAGATATTTACAGTCGTCATAAACACCAAGCAACCTTAAGACAGTTTTCTGGATTAGGTGTATTTAAGTATGTTGATATTGACTTTACACCAAAGCCTTCTGATAATCCTGATTATGGAACGATGAATGTGAATGCTAAAATGTCTCAAGTAACGCTTCATTCACTATCTACTGAACTAGCAGTCTCTACATGGTCTACAGGGTATACAGGTCCTGAATTAGATGTTACATGGAAAAACAGGAATACATTTGGTGGAGCAGAAAAATTATCTTTTACTGTATATACAGGTATTCAGAAACAGTTTGGTGGTAAAACAAATGGGGTAGATTTGATCTTCTGGTATGGTGTAGACGCTAAGTTATCAATTCCAAGAGTGGTAGCACCTTTTAATGTCAGACCTGGTGGCGATTTCTATATTCCTTACACAAATTTTGGCGTTGGATTTAAAAAGTATCACTTTTTCCCTTCGTACAGTCTAAACTATTTGACAACCTCTTATGGTTTTGATTGGAGAACAAATGAAGCTATAAAACATACGTTAGATCCAGTAGTAATAAGCTTTCAAGCAACAAGCGACACAACTAATATCTCTCAAGATATCCCATCACTTACAGAAGCATTTAGGAATCAGTTTATTCTAGGGTCTCAATACTCTTTTGAATATGCACCAAACTGGAATAAGAAAGTTAAAAATACGAGTTTCTATTATAAAGGTGATATTGCAATTTCTGGTAATATTTGGTATGCTGTTATGAATGGTTTAGGTGTACCTAAAAACCCAGAAACTGGTCAGTATGAAATCTTTGGCAATCCATATTCTCAATATGTAAGATTAACAAATGATTTCCGTTTCTATTTCAAAACATCGAAAAAAGGAGAAATGGCAACAAGGTTTGTTGTTGGTTATAGTAAGCCTTGGGGTAACTCTACAGCTTTACCGTTTATTCAACAGTATTTTGTAGGTGGACCAAACAGTATTCGCGCATTTAGGTCTAGAACTTTAGGACCTGGTTCTTTTGATCCTCCTGAAGCAAATGGAACATCAGAAAACTCAACTCAATCTTTTGGACAACAAGCAGGCGATATTAAAATAGAGGGTAGCTTTGAATATAGATACGATCTACATCAATATTTAAAATTAGCTGCTTTTGTTGATTATGGTAACGTGTGGTTAGCAAATGAAGACCCAGATAGACCTGGTGGTGAATTTAAGTTTGATAATGTTTTAAACGAGTTAGCACTAGGAGCTGGAGTGGGTTTAAGAATAGATTTACAATTCTTTGTAATGAGATTTGATTTTGCAATTCCATTAAGACTTCCTTATGTACCAGAAGATGGTGTGCAGTGGGTTATTAAAAAACCAAGTTTTAATCAATTAGTCTTTAACTTAGCAATAGGATACCCATTTTAA
- a CDS encoding HIT family protein, protein MASIFTKIINGEIPSHKVFEDDNYYAFLDISPVQKGHTLVVPKKEVDDIFDLDDETLAGLYVFAKKVAKGIKAVFPCNRIGHAVIGLEVPHAHMHLIPISGMNDMNFKNKIDLTQEELAEIANKINKQIN, encoded by the coding sequence ATGGCATCAATTTTCACAAAAATAATTAATGGTGAAATACCATCACATAAGGTTTTTGAAGACGATAATTACTATGCCTTTTTAGATATATCACCAGTTCAAAAAGGACATACATTGGTAGTTCCTAAAAAAGAAGTTGATGATATTTTTGACCTTGACGATGAAACTCTAGCAGGTCTGTATGTGTTTGCAAAAAAAGTAGCCAAAGGTATTAAGGCTGTTTTTCCGTGTAATAGAATAGGTCATGCAGTTATTGGCTTAGAAGTACCACATGCACACATGCATTTAATACCAATTAGTGGTATGAATGATATGAACTTTAAAAATAAAATTGATCTTACACAAGAAGAATTGGCTGAAATTGCTAATAAGATCAACAAACAAATCAACTAG
- a CDS encoding ABC1 kinase family protein has product MLFSTKVKNFQRIQEIIKILLKYGFEDVVSNTSLSRFVPIDDWKRDNKPVLKFSRSERIRMVIEELGPTFVKFAQTLSNRPDVLPQDLIEEFQKLQDSVAPFSEIEAMAIVEKETGMNLNDFVTFFDNKPLGAASIGQVHRARLKTGQDVVLKIQRPGAREQVETDLRLLREFIKHTGSFINKYGILNPEEIIQTFEESIINELDYTIEAKNIVQFRVANKNNPKLHIPYAHLEYTTKKLLVMEYVSGCKITDKRTIESWGLDLKQVALDGLHLYLDQIFNQGYFHADPHPGNVLIRPDGKIILIDFGMIGRLTKYQRFGLANFLTSMGQGDARGMAMHLRRIAKETDIDDPRRLEQDLNELVDKFVVHSSNDASMADITGTLQEIIYRNRLAVPGSIFMILRALAILEGICNVLWPTLEVLPEIEPYGIRLSKEQFSFKNLSSDFYYSFYQVSSLFYNLPMEVRYILKKTRTGKLVINFEHKGLEPLINQFKDAASNLNIALVILALLISSSIVMTAPIPYTMRNSLGMPMVSAIGYGLSVVLMIYLTFKPNKKK; this is encoded by the coding sequence ATGCTTTTTTCAACCAAAGTAAAAAACTTTCAACGTATACAAGAGATCATAAAGATACTACTCAAGTATGGTTTTGAAGATGTTGTCTCTAATACATCTTTAAGCAGATTTGTGCCTATCGATGATTGGAAAAGAGACAACAAACCTGTCTTGAAGTTTAGTAGATCGGAAAGGATTCGAATGGTTATAGAAGAGTTAGGGCCTACGTTTGTGAAATTTGCACAGACTTTAAGTAATCGCCCTGATGTCTTACCTCAAGATTTAATAGAAGAGTTTCAAAAACTACAAGATAGCGTTGCACCATTTTCTGAAATTGAAGCAATGGCTATTGTTGAAAAAGAAACTGGTATGAACCTGAATGATTTTGTAACATTTTTTGATAATAAACCATTAGGTGCTGCAAGTATTGGTCAGGTACATAGAGCTCGTTTAAAAACAGGGCAAGATGTGGTTTTAAAAATCCAGCGTCCAGGTGCGAGAGAACAAGTAGAAACAGATCTTAGACTCTTACGAGAGTTTATAAAACATACAGGTAGCTTTATTAATAAGTATGGTATTCTTAATCCTGAAGAAATAATACAAACTTTTGAAGAAAGTATTATTAATGAATTAGATTATACCATTGAGGCTAAAAATATAGTCCAATTTAGAGTAGCAAATAAGAACAATCCCAAGTTACACATTCCTTACGCTCACTTAGAATATACAACAAAGAAGCTATTGGTTATGGAGTATGTTAGTGGTTGTAAAATTACTGATAAAAGAACAATTGAATCTTGGGGGTTAGATTTAAAACAAGTTGCGCTAGATGGCCTTCATTTATATTTGGATCAGATTTTTAATCAAGGTTATTTTCATGCTGACCCTCACCCTGGAAATGTACTTATACGCCCTGATGGCAAGATTATATTAATTGATTTTGGTATGATTGGCCGCTTAACTAAATATCAAAGATTTGGTTTAGCAAATTTCCTAACTTCTATGGGACAAGGCGATGCAAGAGGTATGGCTATGCATCTAAGACGAATAGCAAAAGAAACAGACATAGACGACCCAAGAAGGCTTGAACAAGACCTTAATGAGTTAGTAGATAAGTTTGTAGTCCATTCATCTAACGATGCCTCTATGGCAGATATAACAGGTACTCTTCAAGAGATTATTTATAGAAATAGATTAGCAGTACCGGGATCAATATTTATGATCTTAAGGGCTTTAGCTATTTTAGAAGGTATCTGTAATGTATTATGGCCAACTTTAGAAGTCTTACCAGAAATAGAGCCTTATGGAATACGTCTTTCTAAAGAACAATTTTCATTTAAAAATTTAAGCTCAGATTTTTATTATTCATTTTATCAGGTATCCTCTTTGTTCTATAATTTACCTATGGAGGTACGTTATATTTTAAAGAAAACAAGAACGGGTAAACTTGTTATAAATTTTGAGCACAAAGGCTTAGAGCCATTAATAAATCAATTTAAAGATGCTGCGTCTAACTTGAACATTGCTCTAGTTATTCTAGCACTTTTAATTAGCTCATCAATTGTTATGACTGCACCAATACCTTATACTATGAGAAATAGTTTAGGAATGCCAATGGTAAGTGCCATAGGCTATGGCTTGTCGGTTGTTTTGATGATTTATCTAACTTTCAAACCAAATAAGAAAAAATAA